Sequence from the Clostridium botulinum genome:
TTAATTCTACATCTGTAGCAGCGCTACCAGAAGTCATTCTAGAACCATAGGCGAAATAAGATGATTCACCAAAAAGATTTCCTTTCCTTAAAATTTCAATAGTAAGTTCTGTACCTTGAGGAGATATTAAAAAAACTCGAACTCTTCCTGATTTGATTAAATAGAAATTCTCAGCTATATCATCTTGAAAATATATTATTTCATTTTTACGATATTTTTTTAGTGTACCGGCGTCTTCAAATACTTTATAAAATTCAGATGTTATATTTACAGTTGAACTAGGAAAAAATTTTAGTTTATTATTCATAAAACCACCATCTATAAAAAATATTTATTAAGTAGATTGTAGCCTATATTACAATCTATTTTCAAGTATCTAGTTAAAATATTGTAAGGAAAAACAAATGTAGGATGGGGATAACGTAATGGATAAAAAAGAAAAACTATGGACAAGTCATTTTATATTGGCATTATTTATTACAATAGGTGTAAACCTAGCTTGTAATTTATTATTATCAACAATATCAATTTATACAAAACAAATTACTCATGTTGATACCTATGCAGGCATCATGACAGGGGCATTTACATTAGCCGCATTATTTATTAGATTGCTTGCAGGAAAACTTTTAGATAAGGTTGGAAGAAGAAAAATATTAATATTAGGTGTGGCTATAACTGCATTGTCAACAATAGCATATTTAGCTATAAATAATATACAAATGATTATACTACTAAGAATATTTCAGGGGTTTGGATTTGGTATATCTTCTACTGCAGTAGCAACAATTGTTACAGATGTTACACCAAAATCAAGAATGCTTGAAGGAATAGGGTATTCTGGAGTCGGAATAACTATAACTACAGCGATAGGACCATCAATTGCATTAGCTTTAGTTGGTAAGAATTATGAAAATTTTAGATTATTATTTATCACAACAACAGTTGTAGCTATTATAACAATTTTGATATCTTTAAAATTATCATATAGTGAAAACACTACAAAAATTCAGTTGAATGAAAAGAATAATAAAGATAATGCTGAAGAAAAAATAAATGAAAGAAATATGTTTGTACCTGCAATTATATTATTTTTAGCAGCAGTTGCAGAAAGCACTATTTTAGCATTTACAGCTTTATATGGAATAGAATTAGGCTTTAATAACATTGGATTATTTTTTACAATAAATGCTTTAGGGATTTTAGCATCAAGATTATTTATAAATCAAATAGTAAGCAAATTCGGAACAAATGCAGTATTATCATATGGATTAATAATTTTTTCAGCATCTATATTTGGAATATCAATAGTTAAAACAATGGCTCAATTAATAATATTTGGATTTCTATGTGGAATTATGATGGGATCGTTATTACCAATAATTAATCTTATGATATTAGATTCGGTAAGTGAAAATAAAAAAGGAATGGCTAATGCTATTTATTATGCACTATTAGATGGTGGATATGGAGTAGGCTCGATAATTTGGGGTAAAATAGTTATGAATTATGGATATAGAAGTATTTATGCATATGCAGGAGTTACCCTAATGATAGGTGTTGTTATATTTACAATTCACTTAATGAAAAGTAAAAAATTAGTATTAAATAAGATATAAATAATTCAACAAAAAAGAAGTTTATAATTATTAAATGTATTGTAATTATAAACTTCTTTTTATTTTTTATAAAATTATATGATATATTGAAATATGTTTATATATTCAATATGCAAAGTTCAAGAACTCAGTCCACTTTGCTTATGCATTTAGCAACAACTTTTTATAATATTAAAAGTTAAACTTGACTTATGTTTAAACAATTAAATATAAAATGCACTATGTAAAAGTTAATATTTCTAAATATAAAATTTTTACTTGCAGACATTCATGTATGGACTATAACTTAAGAATTAAATATGTCTTCATTCAATAAGTTTTCTGATTTTGCAACTACCACTGCTGTTGCACCATCACCTATAACATTAAGGCATGTAATTAACATATCAATTGGTCTATTAATTGCAATGATAAGTGAATAAGCAACTACAGTAGCGGGGTTGTTATAACCCATTCCTGTCAAAATAGAAAATAGTATTATAGATGATGCACCTGGTGCTGAAGGTGTACCCACTGATGATATAAGTGCAAGTAGTGCAATAACAAATATATTAGAAACACCTATCTCATATCCAGAAGTAGATGCAATAAATACAGCAGCAATTACTTGCATTATAGCAGTACCATTCATATTGATAGTCATACCAAGAGGTAAAATGAAGGCTGCAATATCTTCATCAACTCCTAATTCTTCTACAGCTGTCTTTTTATTTAATGATAATGCTGCAGCAGAGGAGGCAGCTGAAAATCCTAACAAGGCAACTTTAGCCATTTTTTTCATAAATATAAATGGATTTAATTTTGTTTTTATGTATACGAATAGTGGATATCCAGTAAATAGAAACAATATAGAAGCAGCTGCAACAGTTAGCATATATGCAAAAGCAGGCTTCAGATGTTCAACACCATATACTGCAAAAGTTCTTGCAATAAGTACAAATATAGCTATTGGACCAAGCTTATTTATAACAAAGTTTAAAAATACAGTTATTATATTATTAATATCTTGAAGCAGTTTTTTTAATACTAATATTTCATTCCCAAGTTTATTAATACAAAGTCCAGTAACTACAGCTAAAAATACGATTGATAGCACCATTGAATTGCTTGTAAAAACCGAAAATATATTATTTGGAACTGCTTGAATTAAAACAAGTAGAGGGTTAGAACCACTATTTGCTTGAACAGAAGACATTTCATGAATATTTACACTAAATAGTCCCGTTGTATGTGCTAAAAAAGCAAATATTCCAGCAACTATAAGTGCAAAAATAGATGTTGTTAAAAACCCAGATAGAGTTTTTACAGATATGCGTCCAAGTTTTCTTGTATCACTAATGTGACACATTGATAGTGTTATTGATGCAAAAATCATAGGAACAATAATTAATTGCAATGCATTAATAAACAGTTGCCCAAGTATGTAAAAAATTCCTATAGCATGTTGTCCTTCAGGTACACTTATATCTTGGAAAAGTAGATTATTTATTATATTCCAAACGTTTTCTCTTCCAGAAGAAGTCAATGATTCCCTTAAAAATAAAAATACTATACCTACTAATAATCCTAAAATAAGTGAAAAAATCATACGTATAGCTAAGGAGTTTGAGCTATTTTTTTTGTTAATTTTAAATCGTTTGTTCATAACATTACCTCATCAATAATATTTTGAATCCAATATTATATTAGAAAATTTATTGTGTCAAGTTATTAACATAACAATAAATTTTCCTGATAATACAGTATAGAAGGTTTTATAAATAATTAATTAAAATTTTTTTATAGTGTTAATTTAGAGTCTTTTACATGATTAATAAATTTTTTTACAGCAGGATTTAAATATCTATCTTTAACGTAAGCTAAGTATATATATCTATTAAATTCTAAATTTTTTATTTGTATTTGCTTAACATTAATATTATCTAAATCAGGAGTTTTAGCAACAACAGCAACACCAAAATTTTCTGATACTAATCCAGCAATTGCATGTTCATTTCCTCCTTCAAAAATAATGTTAGGAGACAGACTTATAGTTCTAAACATTTCTAATGTTAATTTTCCAAGACCAGTTTCTTTCTCATAAACAATTAAAGGATAAGGCTCTATTTCTAACAAATCTATAGAATCAAATTTACTCAAAGGATGATTAAGTGGTGCAATTACTATAAGTTCTTGTTTTAATATTGGTTCAAAGATGATGGCAGGTTCATTTTCTGAAAAAGAACAAAAGCCAACATCGTATTTTGATGTTTTTAACCCTTGAATTATTTCAGAGGTTATACCTTCTTTAAAAGTGAAAGTTATATCTTTATTTTCTTGTATATCTAAGAAGTGTCTAACTGTTTTAGGTATATAAGAAGGGGCTAAAGGGAAAACATAAGAAATATCAATATTTCCAGTTTCGTTATTACTTAACTTTCTAACTTTTTCTTCACCTAATTCTAATATGCTTAATGATTTCTCAACATATTCTAAGAAAATTTTACCGTATTTAGTAAGAATTATATTTCTACCGTGCTTTTCAAATAAACATGTTTCAAGTTCTTCTTCAAGATTTGCCATGGCGTAGCTAAGGCTAGGTTGAGATATATTTAACTCTTGTGCTGCAAGTCTAAAGTGTTGGAGTTTAGCTATAGTTTTAAAATAATAAAGTTGATTTAAATTCATGAAACAAATATCCTCCTTAATTTTTTTTCTAGTATATCACAATTGATAGATAAAATATATCAATTATATTGAAAATAAGTATTAGAATTATCAGAATTTTTAAATTACAATGAGTACAAAGAGACAAACGAATACAAAAGTGTTAAAAAAATAACTAAATAAATATATAGTGTGGAGGAATAAGTAGTGAAAAAGACAGTTGAAGTAAGAAATTTAAAATTAGGTGAAGGAATCCCTAAGATTTGTGTACCGTTAGTAGGAAAAACAAATGAAGAAATTTTAACAGAAGCTGAAAATTTAAAAACTCTTAAATTAGATTTAGTAGAGTGGCGTGTAGATCACTACAAAGATGTTGAAGATATAGAAAAAGTTAAAGAAATTTTATCAAAGCTTAGAGAAACAGTTAAAGATTTACCAATATTATTTACTTTTAGAAGTGCTAAAGAAGGCGGAGAAAAAGAAGTGTCTACAGAGTACTATGCTAAGTTAAATAAAAATATTGCAGAAACAGGAATGGTTGATTTAATAGATGTTGAATTATTTACAGGCGATGATGTAGTAATTGATATAGTTGATTATGCTCATGAAAAAAATATAAAAGTAGTAATGTCTAATCATGATTTTGATAAGACACCAAACAAAGAAGAAATAATAAAGCGTCTTTGTAGAATGCAAGAACTAAATGCAGATTTACCTAAAATAGCAGTAATGCCTCAAAGTACTACTGATGTATTAACTTTATTATGTGCAACAGATGATATGGTAACTAAATATGCAACAAGACCAATAATTACAATGTCAATGGCTGGACTTGGAGTTATAAGCCGTATAGCTGGAGAAACTTTTGGATCAGCACTTACATTTGGAGCAGCAAAAGTAGCATCTGCACCAGGACAAGTAGAAGTAAGTGAATTACATAAAATTTTAAAACTTATGCATGAAAGCAAGTAAGAAAAAAGTTAATTTTAAAGATAAGTTGATATTTTAGTATAAAGTGCTTAGCAAAGGGCAGCGTATTTTAAAGGTACTAAAATATCAACAGATTAATTAATAAATATAAAAAATTATTTTAAGGGGAGAAATATTATGGCAGAAAGAATAACTGGACACACAGAACTTATAGGATTAATAGCAACACCAATAAGACACTCAAGCTCACCAACAATGCATAATGAAGCATTTGCAAAATTAGGTTTAGATTATGCATACTTAGCTTTTGAAGTTGGAACTGAACAATTGGAAGATACTATAAAAGGATTTAGAGCTATGAGTGTTAGAGGATGTAATGTATCAATGCCTAATAAAACAGTAGTTCACAAGTATCTTGATAAATTATCACCAGCAGCTGAACTTTGTGGAGCAGTAAATACTGTAGTAAATGATGACGGAGTTTTAACAGGCCATATTACTGA
This genomic interval carries:
- a CDS encoding dicarboxylate/amino acid:cation symporter; the protein is MNKRFKINKKNSSNSLAIRMIFSLILGLLVGIVFLFLRESLTSSGRENVWNIINNLLFQDISVPEGQHAIGIFYILGQLFINALQLIIVPMIFASITLSMCHISDTRKLGRISVKTLSGFLTTSIFALIVAGIFAFLAHTTGLFSVNIHEMSSVQANSGSNPLLVLIQAVPNNIFSVFTSNSMVLSIVFLAVVTGLCINKLGNEILVLKKLLQDINNIITVFLNFVINKLGPIAIFVLIARTFAVYGVEHLKPAFAYMLTVAAASILFLFTGYPLFVYIKTKLNPFIFMKKMAKVALLGFSAASSAAALSLNKKTAVEELGVDEDIAAFILPLGMTINMNGTAIMQVIAAVFIASTSGYEIGVSNIFVIALLALISSVGTPSAPGASSIILFSILTGMGYNNPATVVAYSLIIAINRPIDMLITCLNVIGDGATAVVVAKSENLLNEDIFNS
- the aroD gene encoding type I 3-dehydroquinate dehydratase, whose product is MKKTVEVRNLKLGEGIPKICVPLVGKTNEEILTEAENLKTLKLDLVEWRVDHYKDVEDIEKVKEILSKLRETVKDLPILFTFRSAKEGGEKEVSTEYYAKLNKNIAETGMVDLIDVELFTGDDVVIDIVDYAHEKNIKVVMSNHDFDKTPNKEEIIKRLCRMQELNADLPKIAVMPQSTTDVLTLLCATDDMVTKYATRPIITMSMAGLGVISRIAGETFGSALTFGAAKVASAPGQVEVSELHKILKLMHESK
- a CDS encoding LysR family transcriptional regulator, with the translated sequence MNLNQLYYFKTIAKLQHFRLAAQELNISQPSLSYAMANLEEELETCLFEKHGRNIILTKYGKIFLEYVEKSLSILELGEEKVRKLSNNETGNIDISYVFPLAPSYIPKTVRHFLDIQENKDITFTFKEGITSEIIQGLKTSKYDVGFCSFSENEPAIIFEPILKQELIVIAPLNHPLSKFDSIDLLEIEPYPLIVYEKETGLGKLTLEMFRTISLSPNIIFEGGNEHAIAGLVSENFGVAVVAKTPDLDNINVKQIQIKNLEFNRYIYLAYVKDRYLNPAVKKFINHVKDSKLTL
- a CDS encoding MFS transporter, which gives rise to MDKKEKLWTSHFILALFITIGVNLACNLLLSTISIYTKQITHVDTYAGIMTGAFTLAALFIRLLAGKLLDKVGRRKILILGVAITALSTIAYLAINNIQMIILLRIFQGFGFGISSTAVATIVTDVTPKSRMLEGIGYSGVGITITTAIGPSIALALVGKNYENFRLLFITTTVVAIITILISLKLSYSENTTKIQLNEKNNKDNAEEKINERNMFVPAIILFLAAVAESTILAFTALYGIELGFNNIGLFFTINALGILASRLFINQIVSKFGTNAVLSYGLIIFSASIFGISIVKTMAQLIIFGFLCGIMMGSLLPIINLMILDSVSENKKGMANAIYYALLDGGYGVGSIIWGKIVMNYGYRSIYAYAGVTLMIGVVIFTIHLMKSKKLVLNKI